CTCCCACTCGTGTGTGCTTAGGTTTTCTTTGGAACAGCCACGATTCATCGTCAACACCAAGATGCTCAGTTTGAAGACTTGGCGGAAGCCAGTTCTCTATCAAATTCTTGTACTGAAATTCTATGCTGTTCTCATGCTCTTTGGAGCATAAGGCAGTTGCCGTCTTGTCTACAGCAACACAGTCTGTCCACCCAGACGTGGATGGACTTGGCTCTAAAACTGATAGGGACGGACAACATTGATTGTTGGTTGCTTTCTGCAAAGGATTGGCTCTCTCTGCAATTGTCCTGACTGTAACTTCTGCATCTTTTTGGGCTGGTTTTCGCAACTGCTTCTCCTTGGCAGTTGACATCTCACCTTGCCCACCTTTTTTAGACAAACGAATGCGGATAATGCTACCTATTGTCaagcaaataattaaaaaaaacataAGCAACAAAAAGAACAGAAGACCAAACTAACAAGTACGgtaataaaagtaaaataaactCACCATGTGCCTGTATGTTGCCATGTGAAGGTGAGGCAGGCCTCTTCCTTTTATTGCTATTCTGGGTGCTGTCAGATGAGCAGCTGGAATTCTGTGAGCACACAGCCTGTCCATGTTCCTCAGTGAGATTGCTCCTCTCCAACTGTTCAGCTTCGTCTTCTAGACATTTAAACAAGTACATTCCTTTGGACTCGTGAGTGGCCTTGTCAAATCCAGGATTACTTGACTCCTTCTTTgccttcttctcttctcttctctttcctttcttttgtttcttttccctcttcttctccttcttttctGCTTTAGCTATCTCCCTCTCCCTTTGGAGCTTTAGAGCACCAGAGGATAACAAGTTCAGAATAGAGGGAGAGAGAAGATGAATACAGCATCACCACGAGGATATTGCACAATTAAGATCTCACTGATCTTTTATTACATCAAAGAGGCATGTGTGTAGTACCAAACATTTGTTGGGTTCACAACATATACTTGCATCAATATGACAGAATACAGTAACGCAGCACTCAGTCAGCTAGTTCAATTTATCACACAACCTGGCCCCTGGTCTTACATTGAGTTGCTTAAAAAGTTCTAAAGAAGTCCAATCATACAACACTCTAGCAAAGGGATATGAGGGATGAGGCTAACCCCCATTCAGCTAGAAAGCACCAAAGCATGGACAAATTAAAGAATAACATGTTCACTGAACACCATATACACAAGCACTTAGCATTGTGGACTTAACACAAAACAAGGATACGCTTTTATTCTGTCAGGTGTCATTTATCACTCCTATGATTGAAGATGCTAAAACAATCATTTGAACTATACAGTTAAATGTAGACTAATGTGCAGTATTCATGCTTTATTAGGTGGTCAT
This region of Nicotiana tomentosiformis chromosome 4, ASM39032v3, whole genome shotgun sequence genomic DNA includes:
- the LOC104086823 gene encoding uncharacterized protein, giving the protein MSRCFPYPPPGYSLNTAANNEALIESIKLQREREIAKAEKKEKKREKKQKKGKRREEKKAKKESSNPGFDKATHESKGMYLFKCLEDEAEQLERSNLTEEHGQAVCSQNSSCSSDSTQNSNKRKRPASPSHGNIQAHGSIIRIRLSKKGGQGEMSTAKEKQLRKPAQKDAEVTVRTIAERANPLQKATNNQCCPSLSVLEPSPSTSGWTDCVAVDKTATALCSKEHENSIEFQYKNLIENWLPPSLQTEHLGVDDESWLFQRKPKHTRVGEKSVVSKEVSNDSTCGSSALWPRAQYIHDAELYALPFTVPF